A single region of the Actinoplanes sp. SE50/110 genome encodes:
- a CDS encoding PH domain-containing protein: MADNWVRPYDPGTGRWLVIAWEAFALTMLTWASVRQFDLMGHGVRVVACLLAAVWVIGAWRILQLGVYVSPDGVLVRGLLRSRMLRWRDIAGVRLHRATHRLGPWEIEGGNTVLLERLDGATINTELWERGVDFHSRPKVFRAVYQEIRHRHQAAR; this comes from the coding sequence GTGGCTGACAACTGGGTGCGTCCCTACGACCCCGGCACCGGCCGGTGGCTGGTCATCGCCTGGGAGGCGTTCGCCCTGACGATGCTGACCTGGGCCAGCGTCCGGCAGTTCGACCTGATGGGCCACGGCGTGCGGGTGGTCGCCTGCCTGCTCGCCGCGGTCTGGGTGATCGGCGCCTGGCGGATCCTGCAACTCGGCGTCTACGTCAGCCCGGACGGCGTGCTCGTCCGCGGCCTGCTGCGCTCCCGGATGCTGCGCTGGCGGGACATCGCCGGGGTCCGGTTGCACCGCGCGACCCATCGGCTCGGGCCGTGGGAGATCGAGGGCGGCAACACGGTCCTGCTGGAGCGGCTGGACGGGGCGACGATCAACACCGAGTTGTGGGAGCGGGGGGTCGACTTCCACTCGCGGCCCAAGGTCTTCCGCGCCGTCTACCAGGAGATCCGCCACCGTCACCAGGCGGCGCGATAG